A region from the Chitinophaga sp. Cy-1792 genome encodes:
- a CDS encoding SDR family oxidoreductase, with translation MNTGRNTALVVGANGVIGTNLINYLGELGNWDIIGLSRRGGPEKGHTHYVAVDLLDPEDTRKQLSSLTTVTHIFYAAYQDRSSWAELVAPNLAMLVNTVNAIEPVATHLQHVGLMQGYKVYGAHLGPFKTPARETDAGMHMPPEFNMDQQRFLEERQQGKAWSWSAIRPSVVGGTAVGNPMNLAMVIAVYATISKKLGIPLRFPGKPGAYDKLMEMTDAGLLAKATVWAATNPQSANQAFNINNGDLFRWNELWPKIARYFDMAVAEPLPMPLHTVMADKAGLWQEIQQEHGLDAYSYKELSSWGFGDFVFSWDYDFFADGSKARRMGFHEYADTEKMFYDLFDEMRRKKIIP, from the coding sequence ATGAATACAGGCAGGAACACCGCATTAGTAGTAGGCGCCAATGGCGTTATAGGCACGAATCTGATCAATTACCTCGGGGAGCTGGGCAACTGGGATATTATAGGGTTATCAAGGCGTGGCGGGCCTGAAAAAGGCCATACCCATTATGTGGCGGTAGACCTCCTGGACCCGGAGGACACCCGTAAGCAATTATCTTCACTGACTACGGTAACGCATATATTTTATGCTGCGTACCAGGACAGAAGTAGCTGGGCGGAGCTGGTAGCGCCGAACCTGGCCATGCTGGTCAATACCGTAAATGCAATAGAGCCTGTCGCAACGCACTTGCAACATGTGGGTCTGATGCAGGGATATAAAGTATACGGTGCACATCTGGGGCCATTTAAGACCCCTGCCAGGGAAACAGATGCAGGCATGCATATGCCGCCGGAGTTTAACATGGACCAGCAGCGGTTCCTGGAAGAAAGGCAGCAGGGAAAGGCATGGAGCTGGTCGGCAATACGTCCTTCTGTAGTAGGCGGTACTGCGGTAGGCAACCCGATGAACCTGGCCATGGTCATTGCCGTATATGCCACTATTTCTAAAAAGCTGGGTATACCGTTGCGTTTCCCTGGAAAGCCCGGTGCATATGATAAACTGATGGAGATGACGGATGCGGGATTACTGGCAAAGGCCACTGTTTGGGCGGCCACCAATCCGCAGAGCGCCAATCAGGCTTTTAATATCAATAACGGCGATTTGTTCCGGTGGAATGAACTCTGGCCTAAGATTGCCCGTTATTTCGATATGGCAGTAGCGGAGCCGCTGCCAATGCCATTGCACACCGTTATGGCCGATAAAGCAGGCCTGTGGCAGGAAATACAGCAGGAACACGGTCTGGATGCCTATAGTTATAAGGAGTTGTCGTCCTGGGGTTTTGGCGACTTCGTTTTCTCCTGGGATTATGACTTCTTTGCGGATGGCAGTAAGGCAAGAAGAATGGGTTTTCATGAATATGCAGATACAGAAAAAATGTTTTATGATTTGTTTGATGAAATGCGCAGGAAGAAAATTATTCCGTAA
- a CDS encoding bifunctional 2-polyprenyl-6-hydroxyphenol methylase/3-demethylubiquinol 3-O-methyltransferase UbiG — protein MDHNARIAASWEANAGNWIATIDHAEIESRNLVTNEAILQAVVSAGVKSVLDIGCGEGWLTRAMQEAGMNAFGVDAVPALIENAIHKGGAHYAVATFRELGEGKLYLPVKTAAAVINFALLDELDSAFVLQRIHLLVQPNAKIFIQTLHPLTMAMQGDYISGWKEGSWNGLKRDFTMPYEWYFRTLADWTTLFHASRLKLDKILEPLHPATKVPASIIFQLEC, from the coding sequence ATGGACCACAATGCACGTATAGCCGCTTCCTGGGAAGCCAATGCCGGTAACTGGATTGCCACTATCGACCATGCGGAGATAGAGAGCCGGAACCTGGTTACCAATGAGGCGATATTGCAGGCGGTTGTATCGGCCGGAGTGAAATCTGTGCTGGATATAGGTTGTGGGGAAGGATGGCTGACACGGGCCATGCAGGAAGCGGGTATGAATGCTTTTGGCGTAGATGCGGTGCCGGCCCTGATAGAAAACGCCATCCACAAAGGAGGGGCACACTATGCCGTGGCCACCTTCCGGGAGCTGGGCGAAGGCAAATTATATCTTCCTGTAAAAACAGCAGCAGCGGTGATCAACTTCGCTTTGCTGGACGAGCTGGACAGTGCTTTTGTGCTCCAGCGTATTCATCTGCTGGTGCAGCCCAATGCTAAAATTTTCATACAAACCCTGCACCCGCTGACCATGGCCATGCAGGGCGACTATATTTCCGGTTGGAAAGAAGGCAGCTGGAACGGATTGAAAAGGGATTTTACCATGCCCTATGAATGGTATTTCCGTACGCTGGCCGACTGGACCACGCTTTTTCATGCTTCCCGCCTGAAGCTCGACAAAATCCTGGAGCCCCTGCACCCGGCAACGAAGGTGCCGGCATCTATCATTTTTCAGCTGGAATGCTGA
- a CDS encoding response regulator transcription factor: MARLFIVDDHPMILEGLRALLHLEAGIDISGEARTARSCLDFLARNPVDLVLLDAALPDMDSADLCHRIKQLYPSVCILALSYSKHDNNIERMMENSASGCLIKNADKQELITAIRTVLQGKIFLSPELEAHAKNIKSSLHITKREKEVLSLIADGHTNLEIAAKLFISSDTVDSHRRNLMGKLNARNTAMLIKCAFAHRLLTDLSF, from the coding sequence ATGGCTCGTCTTTTTATTGTAGATGATCATCCAATGATCCTGGAAGGACTGAGAGCATTGTTGCACCTGGAAGCCGGTATAGACATCAGTGGAGAAGCAAGAACAGCCAGATCATGCCTGGACTTTCTCGCCCGAAACCCCGTTGACCTGGTATTGCTTGATGCCGCATTACCCGATATGGACTCCGCAGATTTATGTCATCGCATCAAACAGTTATACCCTTCCGTTTGCATCCTTGCACTCAGTTACAGCAAGCATGACAACAACATCGAACGAATGATGGAAAACAGTGCCAGCGGCTGCCTGATCAAAAACGCCGATAAACAGGAACTCATCACCGCCATCCGCACCGTCCTGCAAGGGAAAATATTTCTCTCCCCGGAACTGGAAGCGCATGCAAAAAACATCAAATCTTCGCTGCATATCACCAAAAGAGAAAAAGAAGTATTGTCACTGATCGCTGATGGTCATACCAATCTCGAAATTGCAGCCAAACTGTTTATCAGCTCCGATACCGTAGATAGTCACCGCCGCAACCTCATGGGTAAACTAAACGCACGAAATACAGCCATGCTGATCAAATGCGCCTTTGCCCACCGGTTACTGACTGATCTTAGCTTCTGA
- a CDS encoding lantibiotic dehydratase, whose product MISAEKFFAVRTPLLPADFILRLSQLTPETLPAAMKEIFQDPFMQDAIYIASPELFQEMKRWLDGDSLPEKEETKLSTALYRYVLRMSSRCTPYGLFAGCATGTANDYTKISLSAPQQHRRHCRLDMNYVAELAASIVAIPEIKEQLLFYPNNSLYRSGNRYRYAAYSIKNKFRNYFLTAVNSSEYLDAMLETAAGGATLEAIRQSVVSEENDITWYDASAFTEELIANQLLVSELEATVTGEEFFRRLLRRLAEIPAAAEILPALKAIAQQLETPGLAAYMEISRLVKALLPGTSSKDLLQTDLFLNTPQAQLSESLLADLSTQAAALMQLSRPGAGEDMEKFIAAFSARYEDQEVPLNLALDTEAGIGYGPQGNGADHTPLLDDLVLPGVAGTDTIQRSKMLEYQIRELRESAAHGWQEIRITEEGLARLSEKSTIPFPGSMYLMGKLMAASNDAIDAGDYTFDMSGISGPSAGNLLGRFCHGDADLSGKVTAALRKEEALQPDAIYAEIVHLPESRTGNILMRPRLRDYEIVYLAASEAPREMQIPVDDLMVSIRGGKVRLRSKRLNKWIIPRLSTAHNYRNGLGIYRFLCELQHQDYRTGYSWQWLVPDDWTRLPRVTYGKIILSKNTWTWRKDKATFNRGRYQEEINAFRQRWQVPRFVVLVEGDNELLLDLDNAASCMLLGKSMEKQDRLMLQEYLQTPDQCWVTGDAGKYTNELIIPLFNDAGGIVLPPLPPQQDVVQRTFVTGSEWLYVKVYCGTRTAEDMLKEVVLPLVAGLQEDAVIDKWFFIRYTDPDHHLRLRFHHGSRKGFWAIVLERLYEKMSASGNTSLVSRLQTDTYTRELERYGTTTMDFSETVFHIDSDFVLGVIDLLDDEAGEDYRWLMGVAGTDQLLDIFGFSLKEKAHYMQQLQQGFFQEFKGDKDLMQLLNDKFRKNRGVIEPALSGELPEVVLPLFAQRSNRLREATAASNNFDKYQLLSSYIHMFLNRMLLAGQRRHELVIYHFLDRYYQSALARAGKQQPAAR is encoded by the coding sequence ATGATTTCTGCAGAAAAATTTTTTGCGGTACGTACACCATTGTTACCGGCCGACTTTATCCTTCGTTTATCACAGCTTACACCGGAAACCCTGCCCGCCGCCATGAAGGAGATATTCCAGGACCCGTTCATGCAGGATGCCATCTATATTGCTTCTCCTGAGCTTTTCCAGGAAATGAAACGATGGCTCGATGGCGACTCACTCCCGGAAAAGGAAGAAACCAAACTAAGCACGGCATTATACCGCTATGTACTACGTATGAGCTCCCGCTGTACACCCTACGGACTCTTTGCCGGCTGTGCCACGGGTACCGCCAATGACTATACGAAAATATCGTTATCGGCACCGCAACAGCACCGCAGGCATTGTCGCCTCGATATGAACTACGTAGCAGAACTGGCTGCCAGTATTGTCGCCATTCCGGAAATTAAAGAACAGTTGCTGTTCTACCCCAACAACTCATTGTACAGATCCGGCAACAGGTACCGCTATGCGGCCTATTCCATTAAAAATAAATTCCGTAACTACTTCCTGACCGCCGTCAATAGCAGTGAATACCTCGACGCCATGCTGGAAACAGCTGCCGGCGGGGCTACGCTGGAGGCTATACGACAATCGGTAGTCAGTGAAGAAAATGATATCACCTGGTATGATGCCTCCGCATTTACAGAGGAACTCATCGCCAACCAGCTGCTGGTAAGTGAGCTGGAAGCCACGGTTACAGGGGAAGAGTTTTTTAGGCGGTTATTACGCCGGCTGGCAGAAATCCCCGCAGCAGCAGAAATACTGCCGGCACTAAAGGCCATCGCGCAACAGCTGGAAACGCCCGGACTCGCCGCCTATATGGAAATCAGCAGACTGGTGAAAGCGCTGCTGCCGGGCACCAGCAGCAAAGACCTCTTACAGACAGACTTATTTTTAAACACACCCCAGGCGCAGTTGTCTGAAAGTCTGCTCGCAGACCTGAGTACACAGGCCGCCGCATTGATGCAGCTGTCAAGGCCCGGCGCCGGGGAAGACATGGAGAAATTCATTGCTGCCTTTTCAGCGCGCTACGAAGACCAGGAAGTGCCACTGAACCTGGCGCTGGACACCGAAGCAGGGATCGGCTACGGACCCCAGGGTAACGGAGCCGACCATACGCCCTTGCTCGACGACCTGGTACTACCCGGCGTCGCCGGCACTGATACCATCCAGCGCTCAAAAATGCTGGAATACCAGATCAGGGAGCTGCGGGAAAGTGCGGCCCATGGCTGGCAGGAAATACGTATTACGGAGGAGGGCCTCGCCAGACTTTCAGAAAAAAGTACAATACCCTTCCCGGGAAGTATGTACCTGATGGGTAAGCTGATGGCTGCCAGCAATGATGCTATCGATGCAGGCGACTACACCTTTGATATGAGCGGCATCAGCGGGCCTTCGGCAGGGAACCTGCTGGGGCGCTTCTGCCATGGGGATGCAGACCTCAGCGGAAAAGTAACAGCCGCCCTGAGAAAGGAAGAAGCCCTGCAACCTGATGCGATCTACGCAGAAATCGTACACCTGCCGGAATCACGTACCGGGAATATCCTCATGCGGCCACGGTTACGCGACTACGAAATCGTGTACCTGGCTGCCAGCGAGGCTCCCAGGGAAATGCAAATACCTGTCGACGACCTGATGGTCAGCATCCGGGGCGGAAAAGTACGGCTACGTTCCAAACGCCTCAACAAGTGGATCATACCGCGCCTGAGCACCGCACATAATTACCGCAACGGTCTCGGTATTTACAGGTTTCTCTGTGAACTGCAACACCAGGACTACCGCACGGGCTACTCCTGGCAATGGCTGGTGCCGGACGACTGGACCCGCCTGCCCAGGGTAACCTACGGTAAAATAATCCTTAGTAAAAATACCTGGACCTGGCGTAAAGATAAAGCTACGTTTAACCGTGGCCGTTATCAGGAAGAAATCAATGCCTTCCGGCAACGCTGGCAGGTGCCGCGGTTTGTGGTGCTGGTGGAGGGTGACAATGAATTGCTCCTTGACCTCGACAATGCGGCCTCCTGTATGCTGCTGGGTAAATCCATGGAAAAGCAGGACAGGCTCATGTTGCAGGAATACCTACAGACGCCGGACCAGTGCTGGGTGACAGGAGACGCTGGGAAATACACCAATGAACTGATCATTCCGCTCTTTAATGATGCCGGGGGCATCGTTTTGCCGCCACTGCCACCACAGCAGGATGTCGTACAACGTACGTTCGTTACCGGTAGTGAATGGCTGTATGTAAAGGTATACTGTGGTACCCGCACCGCGGAAGATATGCTGAAAGAGGTAGTGCTGCCGCTGGTCGCCGGACTACAGGAGGATGCCGTTATTGATAAATGGTTTTTCATCCGCTATACAGACCCCGACCATCACCTGCGCCTGCGCTTTCACCATGGCTCCCGTAAAGGATTCTGGGCGATCGTACTGGAACGGCTGTACGAAAAAATGAGTGCCTCCGGCAATACGTCGCTGGTGAGCAGGTTACAAACGGACACGTATACACGTGAACTGGAAAGGTACGGTACCACAACGATGGATTTCAGTGAAACAGTATTCCATATAGACAGTGACTTTGTGCTGGGTGTGATCGACTTGCTGGACGATGAAGCCGGAGAAGATTACCGCTGGCTGATGGGGGTGGCAGGTACAGACCAGCTGCTGGATATATTCGGGTTCAGTCTGAAAGAGAAAGCACATTATATGCAGCAGCTGCAACAGGGATTTTTTCAGGAGTTTAAGGGAGATAAAGACCTGATGCAGTTGTTGAATGATAAGTTCAGAAAAAACCGGGGAGTGATTGAGCCAGCATTGAGTGGGGAACTGCCGGAAGTGGTACTGCCATTGTTCGCGCAGCGTAGCAACCGTTTGCGGGAAGCCACCGCTGCCAGTAATAACTTCGACAAGTATCAGTTGCTGAGCAGCTATATTCATATGTTTCTCAACAGGATGCTGCTGGCCGGACAACGCAGGCATGAGCTGGTCATCTATCATTTCCTGGACAGGTACTATCAGTCTGCTTTGGCAAGGGCGGGTAAGCAGCAACCAGCAGCACGTTAA
- a CDS encoding lanthionine synthetase C family protein, whose product MENKRMAAAILERISIALDDFSANTEYPGLLGGYSGAALFYAYYYQLTGNEAFLDKTYHIIQRSLEAISNLTLDGSHCSGLSGISWQLLHLAECGYIDQDDLDETFAEIDMALAEFMEADLNQQHIDFLHQGLGAALYFLKRLPDAHARRQLEKLVLGLHAQAHQLPQGIAWKDFFSTTATSEDNKHRNLFNLGLAHGNPAIISILARIYEKGVARDMIAPMVTSAVNWLLSTRNKDRDPGHSLFPVLIDEQDITAGDTNSRLGWCYGDLGIAVSLKDAGIRMQKPEWTAIAYEIFNNIAAHRNQENGIVYDACLCHGSAGIAVILQQAGIYNNNAALLENADHWYQHTIHQSRWTDGAAGYKYYQHPDFQTSYNMLEGISGIGLSLISFVNPDIRPGWAEAMLIM is encoded by the coding sequence ATGGAGAATAAAAGAATGGCAGCAGCAATATTGGAGCGTATCAGCATAGCCCTGGACGACTTTTCCGCCAATACGGAATACCCGGGTCTGCTGGGTGGGTACAGCGGCGCTGCCCTGTTCTATGCGTATTATTATCAGCTCACCGGTAATGAAGCCTTCCTGGACAAAACCTATCATATCATCCAGCGCAGCCTGGAGGCCATCAGCAATTTAACGCTGGACGGCTCCCACTGCAGCGGACTCTCCGGCATCTCCTGGCAGCTGCTCCACCTGGCTGAATGTGGCTATATCGACCAGGACGACCTTGACGAAACCTTCGCAGAAATAGATATGGCCCTGGCCGAATTTATGGAAGCTGACCTGAACCAGCAACATATCGACTTCCTGCACCAGGGACTGGGAGCTGCCCTGTATTTTCTGAAAAGACTGCCGGATGCCCATGCCAGGCGACAACTGGAGAAACTGGTACTCGGACTCCATGCACAGGCTCACCAGCTGCCGCAAGGCATCGCCTGGAAAGACTTCTTCTCTACCACCGCCACCTCAGAAGATAATAAGCACCGTAACCTCTTTAACCTCGGCCTCGCACATGGCAACCCGGCCATCATCTCCATACTGGCACGGATATACGAAAAAGGTGTTGCCCGCGATATGATCGCACCAATGGTGACCAGCGCTGTCAACTGGCTGCTCAGCACCCGCAATAAAGACCGGGATCCCGGCCACTCCCTCTTCCCCGTGCTGATAGACGAACAGGATATCACCGCAGGAGACACCAACAGCCGGCTGGGATGGTGCTATGGCGACCTTGGCATCGCTGTGAGTCTCAAAGACGCCGGCATACGGATGCAAAAACCGGAATGGACCGCTATCGCTTATGAGATCTTTAATAATATCGCGGCCCACCGCAACCAGGAAAACGGTATCGTTTACGACGCCTGCCTCTGTCACGGCAGCGCAGGCATCGCCGTCATCCTGCAACAGGCCGGCATTTACAACAACAACGCCGCACTCCTGGAAAATGCAGATCACTGGTACCAGCATACCATTCATCAGAGCAGATGGACAGATGGCGCCGCAGGATATAAATACTATCAGCATCCTGATTTCCAGACCAGCTACAATATGCTGGAAGGGATCAGCGGTATCGGCCTCTCACTCATCAGTTTTGTAAACCCGGACATCAGACCCGGATGGGCAGAAGCAATGCTCATCATGTAA
- a CDS encoding AraC family transcriptional regulator, whose translation MKRYKQFEPVLVSDFELSEWHHPVHNHNHYELIYIQHGSGLHMINDVSAPYQPGNIYLLGPEDHHLFHITTATRFIYLKFTDAYLYESAGLPVQDLEYLLKSRETHQAGYLLPAPDATTARLLFEVVSSLKQDILANQDLLRMQILSLAQLLKRNMPELKATGNRSRDMQAVYCYIHKNIYEPDLLKAPAIAAHFNLSAEYVGPFFKRNTGTTLSHYIQQYRNTLIRQRLTAGRFSLKEIALEFGLTDASHVSKIMHKEY comes from the coding sequence ATGAAGCGTTATAAGCAGTTTGAACCGGTACTGGTATCTGATTTTGAGCTATCCGAATGGCACCATCCTGTTCATAATCATAACCACTACGAACTGATATACATTCAGCACGGTAGCGGATTACACATGATCAATGACGTGTCAGCCCCCTACCAGCCCGGCAATATCTATCTCCTGGGCCCTGAAGATCATCACCTCTTCCACATTACCACTGCTACCCGCTTTATCTACCTGAAATTTACTGACGCATACCTGTACGAAAGCGCCGGGCTTCCCGTACAAGACCTGGAATACCTGCTCAAAAGCCGGGAAACGCACCAGGCAGGCTACCTGCTGCCAGCACCCGATGCAACCACGGCCAGACTGCTGTTTGAGGTAGTCAGTAGCCTGAAACAGGATATCCTCGCCAATCAGGACCTGCTACGCATGCAAATCCTTTCACTGGCACAACTCCTGAAAAGAAATATGCCGGAATTAAAGGCTACCGGTAACCGCAGCCGCGATATGCAGGCGGTATACTGCTATATCCATAAAAACATCTACGAGCCCGACCTGCTGAAAGCCCCTGCCATCGCCGCACATTTTAACCTGTCGGCAGAATACGTTGGCCCCTTCTTTAAGCGCAATACGGGAACCACATTGAGTCATTACATACAGCAATACAGAAATACGCTGATCAGACAACGCCTGACAGCAGGCAGGTTCAGCCTGAAAGAAATAGCATTGGAATTTGGGTTAACAGACGCCAGCCATGTCAGCAAAATTATGCACAAAGAATACTAG
- a CDS encoding response regulator, with amino-acid sequence MSIKVNRKAVLFVSDPKRVITRFFYPSPESRIISILEKVKAMPEPAAALVLNQTLRDFAGRHRNISKIYKKHFERACQLLNGRIIDMLALSENKQLLIGAYFTSEYSIESAAFFNPSIMEDPDQSGLRLGQKRVIISFRATGEGHVSSIVFRGGILDEENNLEIRHATRLVEEAEVIKHYVYEKNELVTQLQEKNFNPNIIEHVVRKLNNEFDYYELNTAITESLTGEGLEAEDKKMLEEARAFGDAYYEIHFSLDTSISNRVIFPITAEESNGIEDARFVRFTGDDGLVNYYATYTAYDGRAISPRLIQTRDFYRFSIIPIHGKNVQNKGMALFPRKVNGRYAMLARVDGVNNYIMYSDHLNVFGDAHMLQQPVYPWEFIQIGNCGSPIETPQGWLVVTHGVGTMRRYCLGAVLLDINDPTIVIGALSEPLIIPNENEREGYVPNVVYSCGAIVNGNELVIPYAMSDTASTYATISLDELLRQLQPTNDLVAKTATPSKGKILLVEDEALQQHLITRILKDDGYEVEIASDGIVALMKIAQSSFDLIVSDISMPNFDGYQLLGYLSTNKFKIPVILLTGFESHLEEEKGLGLGATCFLKKPVSKSILLDAVKTALGK; translated from the coding sequence ATGAGTATAAAAGTCAACAGAAAGGCAGTGCTTTTCGTGAGCGATCCCAAACGTGTTATCACACGCTTTTTTTATCCATCCCCTGAATCGAGGATTATCTCTATCCTGGAAAAAGTGAAGGCCATGCCGGAACCGGCCGCTGCGCTGGTGCTTAACCAGACACTCCGCGACTTCGCAGGCAGGCACAGGAACATTTCCAAAATATACAAAAAGCATTTTGAACGGGCATGCCAGCTGCTCAACGGCAGGATCATCGACATGCTTGCCCTCTCTGAAAATAAACAACTGCTGATCGGCGCCTATTTCACCTCGGAATATTCTATTGAATCGGCAGCCTTCTTTAATCCATCTATCATGGAAGACCCTGATCAATCGGGCCTGCGCCTGGGGCAAAAACGTGTGATCATCAGTTTCCGCGCTACCGGCGAAGGACATGTGTCTTCCATCGTTTTCAGGGGAGGCATACTGGATGAAGAGAACAACCTGGAAATCAGGCACGCCACCCGGCTGGTGGAAGAAGCGGAAGTCATCAAACATTATGTGTATGAAAAAAATGAACTGGTGACACAGTTACAGGAGAAAAACTTCAACCCCAACATCATCGAACATGTTGTCAGAAAACTCAACAATGAATTTGACTATTACGAATTAAATACGGCTATTACGGAAAGTCTTACCGGTGAAGGCCTGGAAGCGGAAGACAAAAAGATGCTGGAAGAAGCACGTGCCTTTGGCGATGCCTATTACGAAATTCATTTTTCGTTAGATACCAGTATATCCAACCGGGTTATTTTCCCGATAACGGCGGAGGAGTCCAATGGTATTGAAGATGCGCGATTTGTGAGATTTACGGGAGATGATGGCCTGGTAAATTATTATGCCACCTATACGGCTTACGATGGCAGGGCAATTTCTCCAAGGCTCATCCAGACGCGGGATTTCTACCGCTTCAGTATTATACCTATTCATGGTAAAAATGTTCAGAACAAGGGCATGGCGTTGTTTCCACGCAAGGTGAATGGCCGTTATGCCATGCTGGCCCGTGTGGATGGTGTCAACAACTATATCATGTATTCCGACCACCTGAATGTTTTCGGAGATGCCCACATGCTCCAGCAGCCCGTATACCCCTGGGAGTTTATACAGATAGGCAATTGCGGGTCGCCCATTGAAACGCCGCAGGGATGGCTGGTAGTCACGCATGGCGTCGGTACGATGCGCAGGTATTGTCTGGGTGCAGTATTGCTGGATATCAACGACCCTACCATCGTCATCGGTGCCCTGAGTGAGCCACTGATCATTCCCAACGAAAACGAGCGGGAAGGCTATGTTCCCAATGTGGTATATTCCTGCGGTGCTATCGTTAACGGCAATGAGCTGGTGATACCTTATGCCATGTCCGACACTGCCTCTACCTACGCCACAATTTCCCTGGATGAACTGCTTCGCCAGCTGCAACCGACGAACGACCTCGTAGCAAAAACGGCTACACCATCTAAAGGAAAAATCCTGCTTGTAGAAGATGAAGCATTGCAGCAGCACCTGATCACCCGCATCCTCAAAGATGACGGCTACGAAGTGGAAATTGCCTCCGATGGCATCGTTGCCCTGATGAAAATCGCGCAAAGCTCCTTCGACCTGATCGTATCAGATATCTCCATGCCTAATTTCGACGGATACCAGCTGCTGGGTTATCTGTCTACCAATAAATTTAAAATACCGGTGATACTGCTCACTGGCTTCGAAAGCCACCTGGAAGAGGAAAAAGGTCTTGGGCTGGGCGCCACCTGTTTCCTTAAAAAACCTGTCTCGAAGTCTATCTTACTGGATGCGGTAAAAACTGCGCTTGGAAAATAA
- a CDS encoding aldo/keto reductase produces MKTRVLGKSGLEVSALGLGCMGLSFAYGEAMNRQDAIKLLRDAYAAGITFFDTAEAYGPYDNEILLGEAFEGIRDKVVIATKFGFKEGKPPLGVDSRPENIRAVAEASLKRLRTDYIDLFYQHRVDPAVPMEDVAGTIQQLIKEGKVRHWGMSEAGVGAIRKAHAVQPVAALQSEYSLWWREPEAEIFPVLEELGIGFVPFSPLGRGFLTGAINENTHFDANDFRNTLPRFAEENRKANLAFVELLKSIAAAKKATAAQIALAWLLAQKPWIVPIPGTTKLSRLNENIGAVNLELTPADLEAIENAAASINIQGARYPEAMQKMTQR; encoded by the coding sequence ATGAAAACTAGAGTACTTGGAAAAAGTGGCCTGGAAGTTTCCGCGCTGGGATTGGGTTGTATGGGCCTGAGCTTTGCCTATGGCGAAGCAATGAACAGGCAGGACGCTATTAAATTATTACGCGATGCCTATGCAGCAGGCATTACCTTTTTTGATACTGCTGAAGCCTATGGGCCTTATGATAATGAAATACTTTTAGGCGAAGCCTTCGAAGGTATACGTGACAAAGTGGTGATCGCTACAAAATTTGGATTTAAAGAAGGAAAGCCACCATTGGGCGTTGATAGTCGCCCTGAAAACATCAGGGCAGTGGCGGAAGCCTCTTTGAAACGTCTCAGAACCGATTATATCGATCTCTTCTATCAACACCGTGTAGATCCTGCCGTACCAATGGAGGATGTGGCCGGCACTATCCAGCAGCTGATAAAAGAAGGTAAGGTGCGTCATTGGGGTATGTCGGAAGCCGGTGTGGGCGCTATTCGTAAGGCACATGCCGTACAGCCGGTAGCTGCATTGCAGAGTGAATATTCCTTATGGTGGAGAGAGCCTGAAGCTGAGATTTTCCCGGTACTGGAAGAACTGGGTATCGGGTTTGTGCCTTTCAGTCCGCTGGGCAGAGGTTTCCTGACAGGCGCCATCAATGAAAATACGCACTTCGATGCCAACGACTTCCGTAATACGCTGCCAAGGTTTGCAGAAGAGAACAGGAAAGCTAACCTGGCATTTGTAGAACTGTTGAAATCCATAGCAGCCGCCAAAAAGGCAACAGCTGCGCAGATAGCCCTGGCATGGCTGCTGGCACAGAAACCTTGGATCGTACCTATTCCGGGTACTACCAAACTGTCACGACTAAACGAAAATATCGGCGCCGTAAACCTGGAGCTTACCCCAGCCGACCTGGAAGCTATTGAAAATGCGGCCGCCAGCATCAATATCCAGGGCGCCAGGTATCCTGAGGCAATGCAAAAAATGACCCAGCGATAA